A window of Pantoea agglomerans contains these coding sequences:
- the glpD gene encoding glycerol-3-phosphate dehydrogenase gives METKDLIVIGGGINGAGIAADAAGRGLSVLMLEARDLACATSSASSKLIHGGLRYLEHYEFRLVSEALAEREVLLKMAPHIAFPMRFRLPHRPHLRPAWMIRAGLFLYDHLGKRTSLPGSKSLRFGADSALKPEITRGFEYSDCWVDDARLVVLNAQEVVKRGGEVRTRTRVTRAWRENGLWMVEAEDVDSGKTYTWRAKALVNAAGPWVKQLFDDGLKLKSPYGIRLIKGSHIVVPRVHNEKQSYILQNEDNRIVFVIPWMDDFSIIGTTDVEYKGDPKNVKIDESEIDYLLKIYNSHFKKPLARNDVVWSYSGVRPLCDDESDSPQAITRDYTLDVRDDNGQAPLLSVFGGKLTTYRKLAEHALEKLTKYFPDAGPAWTKNCVLPGGDIAGTREDYAASLRRRYPFITEGMARHFARTYGSSTETLLDGATRLEDLGENFGHDFYEAELRYLVQNEWVRELDDAIWRRTKQGMWLNEAQQARVAEWLAMHSQKPSLSLAS, from the coding sequence GTGGAAACCAAAGACCTGATCGTGATCGGCGGCGGCATCAACGGTGCCGGCATTGCAGCAGACGCTGCAGGACGCGGCCTGTCAGTGCTGATGCTGGAGGCGCGGGACCTGGCTTGCGCGACCTCTTCCGCCAGTTCAAAGCTGATTCACGGCGGCCTGCGCTACCTCGAACACTATGAATTCCGTCTGGTCAGCGAGGCGCTGGCCGAGCGTGAAGTGCTGCTGAAGATGGCACCGCATATCGCTTTCCCGATGCGCTTCCGTCTGCCGCACCGTCCCCATCTGCGTCCGGCGTGGATGATTCGCGCTGGCCTGTTTTTATACGATCACCTCGGCAAACGCACCAGCCTGCCGGGCAGTAAGAGCCTGCGTTTTGGCGCGGATTCGGCCCTGAAGCCGGAAATCACGCGCGGTTTCGAATATTCAGACTGCTGGGTAGACGATGCGCGCCTGGTGGTATTGAACGCGCAGGAAGTGGTGAAGCGCGGCGGCGAGGTGCGTACCCGCACTCGCGTAACGCGCGCCTGGCGTGAAAACGGCCTGTGGATGGTGGAAGCGGAAGATGTCGACAGCGGTAAAACCTATACCTGGCGCGCAAAAGCGCTGGTGAATGCGGCTGGCCCCTGGGTTAAGCAGCTGTTCGACGACGGCCTGAAGCTGAAATCGCCTTACGGCATTCGCCTGATTAAAGGCAGCCATATCGTGGTGCCGCGCGTGCATAACGAGAAGCAGTCTTACATTCTGCAGAACGAAGATAACCGCATCGTGTTTGTTATTCCGTGGATGGACGATTTCTCCATTATCGGCACCACCGATGTGGAATATAAAGGCGATCCGAAGAACGTCAAAATCGACGAGAGCGAGATCGACTATCTGCTCAAGATTTACAACAGCCACTTCAAGAAGCCGCTGGCGCGCAACGACGTGGTCTGGAGCTACTCCGGCGTGCGTCCGCTGTGTGACGATGAGTCTGATTCACCGCAGGCGATTACCCGCGACTATACGCTGGACGTGCGCGACGATAACGGTCAGGCGCCGCTGCTGTCGGTGTTCGGCGGCAAGCTGACCACCTATCGTAAGCTGGCTGAGCACGCGCTGGAGAAGCTGACGAAGTATTTCCCTGATGCTGGTCCGGCATGGACGAAAAACTGCGTGCTGCCGGGCGGCGATATTGCCGGTACCCGTGAAGATTACGCTGCCAGCCTGCGTCGTCGTTATCCGTTTATTACCGAAGGTATGGCGCGTCATTTCGCCCGCACCTACGGCAGCAGCACTGAAACGCTGCTCGACGGCGCGACTCGCCTTGAGGACCTGGGCGAGAACTTTGGTCACGATTTTTATGAAGCCGAGCTGCGCTATCTGGTGCAGAACGAGTGGGTGCGCGAGCTGGATGACGCTATCTGGCGCCGCACCAAGCAAGGGATGTGGCTGAACGAGGCGCAGCAGGCGCGCGTGGCGGAGTGGCTGGCGATGCATAGCCAGAAGCCGAGTTTGTCGCTGGCGAGCTAA
- the glpE gene encoding thiosulfate sulfurtransferase GlpE — translation METFECINVQQASEHLAQGAQLVDIRDPQSFALGHAEKALHLSNGNLNDFLSSASRELPVLVMCYHGNSSKGAAQYLLSQGFSAAYSIDGGFDAWRAAFPAQVVTGDA, via the coding sequence ATGGAAACCTTCGAATGCATTAACGTTCAGCAGGCCAGCGAACATCTGGCACAGGGCGCGCAGCTGGTCGATATTCGCGATCCGCAAAGCTTCGCCCTCGGCCATGCGGAAAAGGCACTGCACCTGAGCAACGGCAACCTTAACGACTTCTTGTCCAGCGCCAGCCGCGAGCTGCCGGTGCTGGTGATGTGCTATCACGGCAACAGCAGCAAAGGCGCCGCGCAATATCTGCTGAGTCAGGGCTTCAGCGCCGCCTACAGCATCGATGGCGGTTTTGACGCCTGGCGCGCCGCGTTTCCGGCGCAGGTTGTCACCGGCGACGCGTGA
- the glpG gene encoding rhomboid family intramembrane serine protease GlpG: protein MRITQFNNPRMAQAFVDYMATRGVALRIEQDGHYLILLDDESQLEMVENELQQFVRQPDHPRYQAASWHTGNTKSGLRYERSNLWGNIRDRAGPLTMTVLFACIAVFILMQIFGDQTVLLWLSWPDGPGQYLQVWRWFSHALLHFSLLHILFNLMWWWYLGGAVEKRLGSGKLFVIMLISALLSGFVQAKFSGIWFGGLSGVVYALMGYCWLRGERDPESGVYLERGLIGFAIVWLVIGWYGAFGLAIANGAHVAGLLVGLAMAFVDTRAVRRR, encoded by the coding sequence GTGCGTATTACGCAGTTTAATAACCCGCGCATGGCGCAGGCGTTTGTCGACTATATGGCGACGCGCGGCGTCGCGCTGCGCATTGAGCAGGATGGTCATTACCTCATCCTGCTCGATGACGAGAGCCAGCTTGAAATGGTCGAAAACGAACTTCAGCAGTTCGTGCGCCAGCCGGACCATCCTCGCTATCAGGCCGCCAGCTGGCATACCGGCAACACCAAAAGCGGCCTGCGCTACGAGCGCAGCAACCTGTGGGGCAATATTCGCGATCGCGCCGGTCCGCTCACCATGACCGTGCTTTTTGCCTGTATCGCGGTATTTATCCTGATGCAGATCTTTGGCGATCAGACGGTGCTGCTGTGGCTGAGCTGGCCGGACGGGCCGGGCCAGTATCTTCAGGTGTGGCGCTGGTTCAGCCATGCGCTGCTGCACTTTTCGCTGCTGCATATCCTGTTCAACCTGATGTGGTGGTGGTATCTCGGCGGCGCGGTGGAGAAGCGGCTCGGCAGCGGCAAGCTGTTTGTCATTATGCTGATCTCGGCGCTGCTCAGCGGTTTCGTACAGGCGAAATTTAGCGGCATCTGGTTCGGCGGTTTGTCGGGCGTGGTCTATGCGCTGATGGGCTACTGCTGGCTGCGCGGCGAGCGCGACCCTGAAAGCGGCGTCTATCTGGAACGTGGACTGATTGGTTTCGCTATTGTGTGGCTGGTGATCGGCTGGTATGGCGCGTTCGGGCTCGCCATCGCCAACGGCGCCCACGTCGCCGGTCTGCTGGTCGGGCTGGCGATGGCCTTTGTCGACACCCGTGCAGTGCGGCGCCGTTAG
- a CDS encoding DeoR/GlpR family transcriptional regulator, translating into MKQTQRHDAIIDLVRRQGYVSTEELVEHFEVSPQTIRRDLNDLADQNKIQRHHGGAALPSSSENTAWQERKMMWSAEKARIAERVASEIPDGATLFIDIGTTPEAVAYALLNHKNLRVVTNNINVATLLMCKPDFRLIIAGGEVRTRDGGIMGEATLDFISQFRLDYGILGISGIDMDGSLLEFDYHEVRTKRAIIENSRCVMLVVDHSKFGRNAMVNLGNMGLIDQLYTDKQPPASIMKVIEQHEVQLELC; encoded by the coding sequence GTGAAGCAGACGCAACGTCATGACGCCATTATCGATCTGGTCCGGCGTCAGGGATATGTCAGTACCGAAGAGCTGGTAGAACATTTTGAGGTAAGCCCGCAAACCATCCGTCGCGATCTCAACGACCTCGCCGATCAGAATAAAATTCAGCGCCATCACGGCGGTGCGGCGCTGCCGTCCAGCTCTGAAAATACCGCCTGGCAGGAACGTAAGATGATGTGGTCGGCGGAAAAAGCGCGCATCGCCGAACGCGTCGCCAGCGAAATTCCAGACGGCGCGACCTTGTTTATCGATATCGGCACGACGCCGGAGGCTGTGGCCTATGCGCTGCTGAACCATAAGAATCTGCGCGTGGTAACCAACAATATCAATGTGGCGACGCTGCTGATGTGTAAGCCCGATTTTCGCCTGATTATCGCAGGCGGCGAAGTGCGCACGCGCGACGGCGGCATTATGGGAGAAGCGACCCTCGACTTCATCTCTCAGTTCCGCCTCGACTACGGCATCCTCGGCATCAGCGGCATCGATATGGACGGGTCGCTGCTGGAGTTTGACTACCACGAGGTGCGCACCAAGCGCGCCATTATCGAAAACTCACGCTGCGTGATGCTGGTGGTTGACCATTCGAAATTCGGCCGCAACGCAATGGTGAATCTCGGCAATATGGGGCTGATTGACCAGCTCTATACCGACAAGCAGCCGCCCGCCAGCATTATGAAGGTGATCGAGCAGCATGAGGTGCAGCTCGAACTCTGCTGA
- the malQ gene encoding 4-alpha-glucanotransferase, with protein sequence MKESALDRAAVAAGISLTYTNAKGEPEAISDETKRALLAVMGDATKEKGAPLPPVQVLSGGAARQLNPEGRGRYQWRLRSEKGREFSGELEAGEPFKLPSPLGHGYHQLTLTKGRKQWQTRLILTPRRCWLPAPLRNGEKRWGALVQLYTVRSADNWGIGDFGDLQQLLEQVARQGGDFVGLNPLHALYPATPDFASPYSPSSRRWLNIIYISVAQLEDFQQSAAAQKWWKAAKTQRALAKARDSEFVDYETVMALKLAALRHAWAQFSLRAEDDAQRQAFAAFVDDGGDSLRYQAAYDGLQAERRAGDADAWGWPAWPESWRNSQSPEVQRWCETHEEEIAFWQWLQWLAQTQFAQCWARSQALKMTVGLYRDLAVGVAEGSAETWHDPELYRLEASVGAPPDRLGPLGQNWGLPPMDPHVMRARGYQPFIDMLRANMRDCGALRIDHVMALLRLWWVPKGETADKGAYVSYPVQDLLGILALESQRHRCMVIGEDLGTVPPEIVGLLRASGVFSWKVMWFEQQRDGSYRLPGDYPRQSIASASTHDLPTLSGFWNAGDFALGEKLKLYPGKEVLQSLHEQRAKQKQALLDALHQAGAMPARSARQADKLAMTPALNLAMHKFLAATGSALLGLQPEDWIGMTTPVNVPGTVDQYPNWRRKLAQPLEAIFTDKAVTKLLKAVSQTRRGE encoded by the coding sequence ATGAAAGAGAGCGCACTGGATCGCGCGGCAGTAGCCGCCGGAATCTCCCTGACCTATACCAACGCCAAAGGCGAACCGGAAGCCATCAGCGACGAAACCAAGCGCGCGCTGCTTGCGGTCATGGGCGATGCCACAAAAGAGAAGGGTGCGCCGCTGCCGCCGGTGCAGGTATTGAGCGGCGGCGCAGCGCGCCAGCTTAACCCGGAAGGGCGCGGCCGTTATCAGTGGCGGCTGCGCAGCGAAAAGGGCCGCGAGTTTAGCGGTGAACTTGAGGCCGGCGAGCCTTTTAAGCTGCCGTCGCCGCTCGGGCATGGCTATCACCAGCTGACCCTGACTAAAGGCCGGAAGCAGTGGCAGACGCGCCTGATCCTGACGCCGCGCCGCTGCTGGCTGCCCGCGCCGCTGCGCAACGGCGAGAAGCGCTGGGGCGCGCTGGTGCAGCTCTATACCGTGCGCTCCGCCGATAACTGGGGCATCGGCGATTTTGGCGATCTGCAGCAGCTGCTGGAGCAGGTGGCGCGTCAGGGCGGTGACTTCGTCGGGCTTAATCCGCTGCATGCGCTCTATCCCGCAACACCCGATTTCGCCAGTCCTTACAGCCCCTCGTCGCGCCGCTGGCTGAACATTATCTATATCAGCGTGGCGCAGCTGGAAGATTTTCAGCAGAGCGCCGCGGCGCAAAAGTGGTGGAAAGCGGCGAAAACCCAGCGCGCGCTGGCAAAAGCGCGCGATAGCGAATTTGTTGATTACGAAACGGTGATGGCGCTGAAGCTTGCCGCGCTGCGTCACGCCTGGGCGCAGTTCAGCCTGCGCGCGGAAGATGACGCGCAGCGGCAGGCATTCGCCGCCTTCGTTGATGACGGCGGCGACAGCCTGCGCTATCAGGCGGCCTACGACGGCCTGCAGGCGGAGCGCCGCGCCGGAGATGCGGACGCCTGGGGCTGGCCCGCCTGGCCGGAAAGCTGGCGCAACAGCCAGTCGCCTGAGGTACAGCGCTGGTGCGAAACCCATGAAGAGGAGATCGCCTTCTGGCAGTGGCTGCAGTGGCTGGCGCAAACCCAGTTCGCTCAGTGCTGGGCGCGCAGCCAGGCGCTGAAGATGACGGTAGGGCTCTATCGCGATCTGGCGGTGGGCGTGGCGGAAGGCAGCGCAGAGACCTGGCACGATCCTGAGCTCTATCGCCTGGAAGCCTCGGTCGGCGCGCCGCCGGATCGCCTCGGACCGCTGGGACAAAACTGGGGCCTGCCGCCGATGGATCCGCACGTGATGCGGGCGCGTGGCTATCAGCCTTTTATCGACATGCTGCGCGCCAATATGCGCGACTGCGGCGCGCTACGCATCGATCACGTTATGGCGCTGCTGCGGCTGTGGTGGGTGCCAAAAGGAGAAACCGCTGATAAAGGCGCCTACGTCAGCTATCCGGTACAGGATCTGCTGGGCATTCTGGCACTGGAGAGCCAGCGGCATCGCTGCATGGTTATTGGCGAAGATCTCGGGACGGTACCGCCGGAAATTGTCGGCCTGCTGCGGGCCAGCGGCGTGTTTTCATGGAAAGTGATGTGGTTTGAGCAGCAGCGCGACGGCAGCTATCGCCTGCCCGGTGACTATCCGCGTCAGTCGATCGCCAGCGCCAGCACGCACGATCTGCCGACGCTGAGCGGCTTCTGGAACGCGGGCGACTTCGCGCTGGGGGAGAAGCTTAAGCTCTATCCCGGCAAAGAGGTGCTGCAGTCGCTGCATGAACAGCGCGCGAAACAGAAACAGGCGCTGCTGGACGCGCTGCATCAGGCGGGCGCGATGCCGGCGCGCAGCGCGCGTCAGGCGGATAAGCTGGCGATGACGCCCGCCCTCAATCTGGCGATGCATAAATTTCTCGCGGCGACCGGCAGCGCGCTGCTCGGCCTGCAGCCTGAAGACTGGATAGGGATGACCACCCCGGTGAACGTGCCGGGCACCGTGGATCAATACCCCAACTGGCGACGCAAGCTGGCGCAGCCGCTGGAGGCGATCTTTACGGATAAAGCGGTGACGAAGCTGTTAAAGGCGGTGAGTCAGACGCGCAGAGGGGAATAG
- the nfuA gene encoding Fe-S biogenesis protein NfuA — protein sequence MIRITDSAQEHFAKLLSKQEDGTQIRVFVINPGTPTAECGVSYCPPDAVEATDTELKFEKLSAYVDELSAPYLEDAEIDFVTDNLGSQLTLKAPNAKMRKVPDDAPLAERVEYLLQAQINPQLAGHGGRVSLMEITDDGFAILQFGGGCNGCSMIDVTLKDGIEKELQAAFPELKGVRDITEHQRGEHSYY from the coding sequence ATGATCCGAATTACAGACTCTGCCCAGGAGCACTTCGCTAAACTGCTGTCAAAACAGGAAGATGGCACCCAGATTCGCGTATTCGTTATTAACCCGGGTACGCCGACCGCCGAGTGCGGCGTCTCTTACTGCCCGCCGGACGCGGTAGAAGCGACCGACACCGAGCTGAAGTTCGAGAAGCTTTCGGCCTACGTTGATGAGCTGAGCGCGCCTTACCTTGAAGACGCCGAAATCGACTTCGTGACCGACAATCTCGGCTCTCAGCTGACGCTGAAAGCGCCGAACGCCAAAATGCGCAAAGTCCCTGACGACGCGCCGCTGGCGGAGCGCGTTGAGTACCTGCTGCAGGCGCAGATTAACCCGCAGCTCGCCGGTCACGGCGGTCGCGTCTCGCTGATGGAGATCACCGACGACGGTTTCGCCATCCTGCAGTTCGGCGGCGGCTGCAACGGCTGTTCGATGATTGACGTCACTCTGAAAGATGGTATCGAGAAAGAGCTGCAGGCTGCTTTCCCGGAACTGAAAGGCGTGCGCGATATCACCGAGCACCAGCGCGGCGAGCACTCCTACTACTAA
- the gntX gene encoding DNA utilization protein GntX — MLPMPTLCWLCRLPLRVAVHGLCSPCLRALPPLPILCPRCGLPAASSRVACGRCLRSPPPWQSLVCVSDYQPPLRRWVHQLKFSGVTALRVMLARLLLLSWLDAHRTRGLTRPDLLLCVPLHKSRACRRGYNQAALLAQPLARWLGCEFCDGVRRRRRGALQHQLPASQRRRNVRGAFRLEIDVRGRHIALIDDVVTTGHTVGEIGRILLAQGAASVQIWCLCRTL; from the coding sequence ATGCTACCAATGCCCACCCTCTGTTGGCTATGTCGACTGCCGCTGCGCGTCGCGGTACATGGATTGTGCAGCCCTTGCCTGCGCGCCCTGCCGCCGCTGCCGATCCTCTGTCCGCGCTGCGGCCTGCCCGCCGCATCCTCTCGCGTCGCCTGCGGCCGCTGCCTGCGATCGCCGCCCCCCTGGCAGTCGCTGGTCTGCGTCAGCGACTATCAGCCGCCGCTGCGCCGCTGGGTGCATCAGCTGAAGTTTTCCGGCGTAACCGCACTCAGGGTGATGCTGGCGCGACTGCTTTTGCTAAGCTGGCTGGACGCTCACCGCACGCGCGGGCTGACGCGGCCAGATTTGCTGCTCTGCGTGCCGCTGCATAAAAGCCGCGCCTGCCGACGCGGCTATAACCAGGCGGCGCTGCTGGCCCAGCCGCTGGCGCGCTGGCTGGGCTGCGAATTTTGCGACGGCGTGCGCCGCAGGCGACGCGGCGCGCTGCAGCACCAGCTACCCGCCTCGCAGCGCCGCCGCAACGTGCGCGGCGCCTTTCGCCTTGAAATCGACGTGCGCGGACGCCATATCGCGCTAATAGACGATGTGGTGACAACGGGGCATACCGTAGGAGAGATCGGCCGCATTTTGCTGGCGCAGGGGGCGGCCAGCGTACAAATATGGTGCCTGTGCCGTACCTTGTAG
- the bioH gene encoding pimeloyl-ACP methyl ester esterase BioH: protein MTSLYWRTCGEGNVDLVLLHGWGLNAEVWQSIVPRLSPHFRLHLVDLPGYGRSQGFGALSLAEMAQLLLPHLPPRALLLGWSLGGLVATELALRAPQQIAGTISVASSPCFTAGEAWPGIKPETLATFRTQLNSDFQRTVERFLALQTLGTDSARQDARRLKEVVLAQPMPPVAVLDGGLAILREVDLRDRLPQLAMPFLRLYGALDGLVPRRIASLLDAALPASPSVVMEKAAHAPFISHPDAFCQHILDFRKEFYR from the coding sequence ATGACCTCGCTTTACTGGCGCACCTGCGGAGAAGGAAATGTGGATCTTGTGCTGCTGCACGGCTGGGGGCTGAACGCGGAGGTGTGGCAAAGCATCGTGCCGCGACTCAGCCCCCATTTCCGCCTGCACCTGGTCGATCTGCCGGGCTATGGCCGCAGCCAGGGGTTCGGCGCGCTTTCGCTGGCGGAGATGGCGCAGCTGCTGCTGCCCCATTTGCCGCCGCGCGCGCTGCTGTTGGGCTGGTCGCTGGGCGGGCTGGTGGCGACCGAGCTGGCGCTGCGCGCGCCGCAGCAGATCGCGGGAACGATCAGCGTCGCCTCTTCGCCCTGTTTTACCGCCGGTGAGGCGTGGCCGGGCATTAAGCCGGAGACGTTAGCGACTTTCCGCACGCAGCTTAACAGCGACTTCCAGCGCACCGTCGAGCGTTTCCTGGCGTTGCAGACGCTGGGCACCGACAGCGCCCGGCAGGATGCGCGCCGCTTAAAAGAGGTGGTGCTGGCGCAGCCGATGCCGCCGGTGGCGGTACTCGACGGCGGGCTGGCGATCCTGCGCGAGGTCGATTTGCGCGATCGGCTGCCGCAGCTCGCCATGCCGTTTTTACGTCTGTATGGCGCGCTGGACGGCCTGGTGCCGCGTCGCATCGCGTCGCTGCTCGACGCTGCGCTTCCCGCTTCGCCTTCCGTCGTGATGGAAAAAGCCGCGCACGCGCCCTTTATTTCGCACCCGGACGCCTTCTGCCAGCATATTCTTGATTTCAGAAAGGAGTTTTATCGTTAA
- a CDS encoding YdgH/BhsA/McbA-like domain containing protein, whose amino-acid sequence MKVMKWVVASMVMGAVSFSAVAAKEVTKEEVKKMNLEKIGTVNTTAETTSPMDAKRELSKKADEKGGKYYLVIAGREHGKFSATAEVYK is encoded by the coding sequence ATGAAGGTGATGAAATGGGTTGTAGCTTCAATGGTAATGGGCGCAGTGTCGTTTTCGGCGGTTGCGGCCAAGGAAGTGACCAAAGAAGAAGTGAAAAAAATGAATCTTGAGAAGATCGGTACGGTGAACACCACGGCGGAAACCACCTCGCCGATGGACGCCAAACGCGAACTCTCTAAAAAGGCTGATGAAAAAGGAGGCAAATACTACCTGGTGATCGCCGGTCGTGAACACGGCAAATTCAGCGCCACCGCGGAAGTCTACAAGTAA
- a CDS encoding alpha-amylase family glycosyl hydrolase yields the protein METITALLDKIYADTFPQAARERLLSHIIAARDAVKLPRKAHWDEQDIVLITYADQFREAEVPTLQSFSRFYQQHLQSTFPLVHLLPFFPYSSDDGFSVIDYHQVNPLCGDWPDVASLHQETRLMFDFVCNHMSAHSAWFKHYLALDPGWDDFFISMPPATDLSAVTRPRTSPLLTPFEMANGEMRFIWTTFSADQIDLNFGNPEVLIRMVDVLLDYLQKGADYVRLDAVGYMWKTPGTRCIHLEKTHLLVKLFRAIADIVAPGTVIITETNVPHKDNVSYFGNGHDEAQMVYQFSLPPLVLHAIHSGSGRALRQWAGALEPGQGGTTFFNFLASHDGIGLNPARGILSEVEIVALVRDLALEGALVSYKNNPDGTTSPYEINVSYLDALNHQNDDDDTRLRRFLLAHAILLAFPGVPAIYIQSILGSRNDYEGVKAAGHNRAINRQKFDLKTIEAALADGDSLRHAIYTRLSQLIQLRTRQPAFHPDNPMRLYDSDNALLVLRRHPPQQEDSGLLCVFNLSAKTVEMTLPEARLFQDAITERKIDGTQPLTLDAWQFVWLRS from the coding sequence ATGGAAACGATCACAGCGCTGCTCGACAAAATCTATGCTGATACCTTTCCTCAGGCGGCGCGCGAGCGCTTACTGAGTCACATTATTGCTGCACGCGACGCCGTTAAGCTGCCGCGCAAGGCGCACTGGGACGAGCAGGATATCGTGCTGATCACCTACGCCGATCAGTTTCGCGAAGCGGAGGTGCCGACGCTGCAGAGCTTTTCCCGCTTCTATCAGCAGCATCTGCAGTCCACCTTTCCGCTGGTGCATCTGCTGCCCTTTTTCCCCTACTCCTCCGACGACGGCTTTTCCGTTATTGATTACCATCAGGTCAACCCGCTGTGCGGCGACTGGCCAGATGTCGCCAGCCTGCATCAGGAAACGCGTCTGATGTTCGACTTTGTCTGCAACCACATGTCTGCCCACAGCGCCTGGTTTAAACACTATCTGGCGCTCGATCCCGGCTGGGACGACTTCTTTATCAGCATGCCGCCCGCCACCGATCTCAGCGCCGTGACGCGGCCGCGCACCTCGCCGCTGCTGACGCCGTTCGAGATGGCGAACGGCGAAATGCGCTTTATCTGGACTACCTTCAGCGCCGATCAGATCGATCTTAACTTCGGCAACCCCGAGGTGCTGATCCGCATGGTGGACGTGCTGCTCGACTACCTGCAAAAAGGGGCGGACTATGTGCGCCTCGACGCCGTTGGCTATATGTGGAAAACGCCCGGCACGCGCTGCATTCATCTGGAGAAAACCCATCTGCTGGTGAAGCTGTTTCGCGCCATTGCTGATATCGTCGCGCCCGGCACGGTGATCATCACGGAAACCAACGTGCCGCATAAAGACAACGTCAGCTACTTCGGCAACGGCCACGACGAAGCGCAGATGGTTTATCAGTTTTCGCTGCCGCCGCTGGTGCTGCACGCTATCCACTCCGGGTCAGGACGCGCGCTGCGCCAGTGGGCGGGGGCGCTGGAGCCTGGCCAGGGCGGCACCACCTTTTTTAACTTTCTCGCCTCGCACGACGGCATCGGCCTTAACCCGGCGCGCGGCATCCTCTCTGAGGTAGAAATTGTGGCGCTGGTGCGCGATCTGGCGCTGGAGGGGGCGCTGGTCTCCTATAAAAACAATCCCGACGGCACCACCAGCCCCTATGAGATCAACGTCTCCTATCTTGACGCGCTCAACCATCAGAACGACGACGACGACACGCGCCTGCGCCGCTTTCTGCTGGCGCACGCGATTCTGCTGGCCTTTCCCGGCGTGCCCGCTATCTATATCCAGAGCATCCTCGGCTCGCGCAACGACTACGAGGGCGTTAAAGCGGCGGGCCACAACCGCGCCATCAACCGGCAGAAGTTTGATTTAAAGACGATCGAAGCGGCGCTGGCGGACGGCGACAGCCTGCGCCACGCCATCTATACCCGCCTCAGTCAGCTCATCCAGCTGCGCACGCGCCAGCCCGCCTTTCATCCCGATAATCCCATGAGGCTCTACGACAGCGATAACGCGCTGCTGGTGCTAAGGCGTCATCCGCCGCAGCAAGAGGATAGCGGCCTGCTGTGCGTGTTTAATCTGAGCGCTAAAACGGTGGAGATGACGCTGCCGGAGGCGCGCCTGTTTCAGGATGCGATCACAGAGAGGAAAATTGATGGCACCCAGCCACTTACGCTGGATGCCTGGCAGTTTGTCTGGCTGCGTAGCTGA